A window of Candidatus Saccharibacteria bacterium contains these coding sequences:
- a CDS encoding VOC family protein codes for MQKITPNLWFDGAREAVDFYVSAFPDGKILSVANYPESAEEGLADFQQDLAGKELSIEFELGGMHFTAINAGPAFTPNPSISFMVNFDPSRDEQAREHLDELWAKLSEGGQVLMPLDTYDFSQHYGWVQDRFNISWQLMLTDPAGEPRPFIVPALMFIGDNNNRAEEALNHYVSIFKDAKAGTLARYPDDTGPAKAGSLMYGEFAVGEQWFAVMDSGVEHQFNFNEGISLSISCRDQAEIDYFWEKLSTVPEAEQCGWCKDQFGVSWQVVPENMEELMSRPGAFAKMMEMHKLVIADF; via the coding sequence ATGCAAAAAATCACCCCCAACCTTTGGTTCGACGGCGCACGCGAGGCAGTTGATTTCTACGTTTCAGCCTTTCCTGACGGCAAGATTCTCTCCGTAGCCAACTATCCGGAAAGCGCCGAGGAGGGCCTGGCCGACTTCCAGCAGGACCTGGCTGGCAAAGAACTCAGCATCGAGTTTGAGTTGGGTGGCATGCATTTCACCGCCATCAATGCCGGCCCGGCGTTTACGCCCAACCCCTCCATTTCCTTTATGGTAAACTTTGACCCCTCGCGTGATGAGCAGGCCCGCGAACACCTGGATGAGCTCTGGGCTAAGCTGAGCGAGGGTGGCCAGGTGCTGATGCCACTGGACACGTATGACTTCAGCCAGCACTACGGCTGGGTACAGGACCGCTTTAACATCAGTTGGCAGTTGATGCTGACCGACCCGGCGGGTGAGCCGCGGCCGTTCATCGTGCCGGCGCTGATGTTCATCGGTGATAACAACAACCGGGCCGAAGAAGCGCTGAACCACTACGTCTCAATCTTTAAAGACGCCAAAGCCGGCACCTTGGCCCGCTACCCCGACGACACCGGTCCCGCCAAGGCCGGCTCGCTGATGTATGGTGAATTCGCCGTGGGTGAGCAGTGGTTTGCCGTCATGGACAGTGGCGTGGAGCACCAGTTCAACTTCAACGAGGGTATCTCGCTGTCGATCAGCTGCCGCGACCAGGCCGAGATTGATTATTTCTGGGAAAAACTCTCCACCGTACCAGAAGCCGAGCAGTGCGGCTGGTGCAAGGACCAGTTCGGCGTCAGCTGGCAGGTGGTGCCGGAGAACATGGAAGAGCTGATGAGCCGTCCGGGCGCCTTTGCCAAAATGATGGAGATGCATAAGCTCGTCATTGCTGATTTTTAG
- a CDS encoding JAB domain-containing protein, which yields MRKNKISVVEEVLARLSEERVSRQEHLMSFSLSSQREIIKKHTVSIGTLNATLVHPRDVFYSAIVDNAAEIVIAHNHPEGSLEPSNADRAMTRRFREAGQLLGIPLYLHVLVTKSSYSVI from the coding sequence ATGCGAAAAAACAAAATTAGTGTAGTTGAGGAGGTTCTGGCGAGACTTAGCGAGGAGCGAGTAAGTCGTCAGGAGCATCTTATGTCGTTTAGTCTTAGTAGCCAAAGAGAAATTATCAAGAAGCACACTGTAAGCATTGGAACACTCAACGCTACGCTCGTCCACCCAAGAGATGTGTTCTATAGCGCAATTGTTGATAACGCCGCCGAAATTGTTATTGCTCATAATCATCCGGAGGGAAGTTTAGAGCCCAGCAACGCGGATCGAGCTATGACCAGAAGATTTCGTGAAGCGGGCCAACTACTGGGCATTCCGTTATATCTTCATGTTTTGGTCACAAAGTCGAGCTACTCCGTGATTTGA
- a CDS encoding DUF2075 domain-containing protein — MIIYSATKKQFSHDILANNIEQKVLASFVRATGSTSGKLPVSEAEIRSWHNSLMYMDKVVSSSDIPDNAGVAIEYRLPLSSKRVDFILTGQNEHGRDTAILVELKQWSTATATDKDGVVNTFVAKQYRDEPHPSYQVWSYAAMLENYNSTVQQDEIILKPCAYLHNYEPDDVINSERYAEYTSKAPVFLLPDAEKLQNFIKQYVKCGDENGVLYNIERGQLRPSKQLADSLRSMLEGNQEFILIDEQKVVYETALSLARHSSDEVKNVLIVEGGPGTGKSVVAVNLLVNLIQKGLVSQYVTRNAAPRVVFEAKLSGSSLRSQASHLFRSAFGYVDAAANEFDTLIVDEAHRLTEKSGVYGNLGENEVKEIINAAKFSVFFIDEDQKVTLKDIGSKDEIRKWARVLGATVTELELPSQFRCNGSDGYLAWLDDVLEVRETANTNLDGIDYEFRVYDSPHDLLVDIHEKNELNNKSRLVAGYCWDWKSAKNPLLHDIEIGDFTARWNLKVDGQAWLIKPNSVNEVGCIYTCQGLELDYVGVILGEDLVVRDGKVVTNALKRASQDRALWGYKGMHKENPEEAYAIADAIIKNTYRTLMTRGMKGCFIYSVDEETREYFKQQLLSFHETKLPNIGVDGFSVID, encoded by the coding sequence ATGATCATCTACTCAGCCACAAAAAAGCAGTTCTCTCACGACATTCTCGCCAATAATATCGAGCAAAAAGTTCTGGCATCATTTGTGCGCGCTACGGGTTCGACATCAGGCAAATTGCCAGTGAGCGAGGCCGAAATTCGCTCGTGGCACAACTCTTTGATGTACATGGACAAGGTGGTGTCTAGCAGCGATATCCCAGATAACGCGGGTGTTGCCATTGAATATAGACTGCCACTCTCGTCCAAGCGCGTAGATTTTATTCTGACGGGCCAGAACGAGCATGGGCGCGACACGGCTATTCTTGTAGAGCTTAAGCAGTGGTCAACTGCTACGGCGACTGATAAAGACGGCGTGGTTAATACTTTTGTAGCTAAGCAATATCGAGATGAGCCACATCCGTCATATCAAGTCTGGTCATACGCGGCCATGCTTGAGAACTACAACTCTACCGTACAGCAAGATGAAATCATCTTAAAGCCGTGCGCTTATCTTCACAACTATGAGCCCGACGACGTTATAAACAGTGAGCGCTATGCGGAATATACAAGCAAAGCGCCAGTCTTTTTGCTGCCCGATGCCGAAAAGCTGCAAAACTTTATCAAGCAGTACGTTAAGTGTGGTGACGAAAACGGCGTGCTTTATAACATCGAGCGCGGCCAGTTGCGACCATCAAAGCAGCTTGCCGATAGCCTCCGGTCGATGCTAGAGGGTAATCAGGAATTCATACTAATTGATGAGCAGAAGGTAGTCTACGAGACTGCATTGAGTTTGGCTCGACATTCCAGTGATGAGGTGAAGAATGTGCTAATCGTGGAAGGTGGCCCAGGTACGGGCAAGTCTGTGGTGGCCGTCAACCTCTTGGTAAATCTCATTCAAAAGGGTTTAGTATCTCAATACGTAACGCGTAATGCGGCACCTCGCGTAGTGTTTGAAGCTAAGCTTTCAGGCAGTAGTCTCAGGTCACAAGCATCACATTTATTTCGATCTGCTTTTGGCTATGTTGATGCTGCTGCCAATGAATTCGATACACTTATCGTTGATGAAGCTCATCGCCTTACGGAAAAGTCAGGCGTCTACGGCAATCTTGGCGAGAACGAAGTAAAAGAAATTATCAATGCCGCCAAATTCTCAGTCTTCTTTATTGATGAAGATCAAAAGGTGACATTGAAGGATATTGGCAGCAAAGACGAGATTCGAAAATGGGCGAGGGTGCTTGGTGCAACTGTTACTGAGTTGGAGTTGCCGTCACAATTCCGCTGCAACGGCTCTGATGGATATCTGGCGTGGCTTGATGATGTGCTTGAAGTGCGCGAAACTGCAAACACAAACCTGGACGGCATTGATTATGAGTTTCGCGTATATGACTCGCCGCACGACTTACTTGTAGACATACACGAAAAGAATGAGCTCAATAATAAGTCCCGCTTGGTGGCAGGATACTGTTGGGACTGGAAAAGCGCTAAGAATCCACTGCTGCACGATATTGAAATTGGTGATTTTACGGCGCGCTGGAACTTAAAGGTTGATGGTCAAGCGTGGCTTATTAAGCCGAACTCGGTGAATGAGGTGGGCTGCATCTACACCTGCCAAGGGCTTGAGCTTGATTATGTCGGTGTTATCTTAGGCGAAGATTTAGTGGTGCGTGATGGAAAAGTCGTTACTAATGCATTGAAACGTGCATCGCAAGATAGGGCACTTTGGGGGTATAAAGGCATGCATAAAGAAAATCCCGAGGAAGCTTATGCAATTGCTGATGCGATTATCAAGAATACGTATCGTACGCTCATGACTCGTGGTATGAAGGGTTGCTTTATCTACTCGGTCGACGAGGAGACGAGAGAGTACTTTAAGCAGCAATTATTATCATTTCATGAAACAAAACTACCAAATATTGGGGTGGATGGTTTTAGTGTCATAGACTAG
- a CDS encoding nucleotide pyrophosphohydrolase, protein MISRTPSLKNLQQQIRQFCDARDWDQFHNPKDLSISLALEATEVMEHFQWKNAEEMAEHIKKHKGDVGEELADVFYWVLLLANKLDINLVEAFNDKMAKNEKKYPVAKAKGSHKKYTELSE, encoded by the coding sequence ATGATTTCACGCACACCCTCACTTAAAAATCTTCAGCAACAAATCCGCCAATTCTGCGACGCCCGCGACTGGGACCAATTCCATAACCCCAAAGACCTTTCCATCTCACTTGCGCTTGAAGCTACTGAGGTCATGGAGCACTTCCAATGGAAAAACGCCGAAGAAATGGCCGAGCACATCAAGAAGCACAAGGGTGATGTCGGTGAAGAACTGGCGGACGTATTCTATTGGGTGCTGCTACTCGCCAACAAGCTCGACATTAATTTGGTCGAAGCCTTCAACGACAAGATGGCCAAGAACGAAAAGAAGTACCCTGTTGCCAAAGCAAAGGGTAGCCATAAGAAATACACCGAACTTTCCGAATGA